A segment of the Bos taurus isolate L1 Dominette 01449 registration number 42190680 breed Hereford chromosome 19, ARS-UCD2.0, whole genome shotgun sequence genome:
GTGCTctgctaggggcttcccaggctcaGAGACAATGCGGCTTTGTGGATCCTCCACTTCTGCTTGCCCAAGCTCTGGCTCCTGAGACGTTACCTCATCTGGGTCCGGCCCCACGGGGTGGGACCggacccacccccacccaggaccAAACAGCCAGGTGCTGCCATGGCGGGGAGCCACCACAAGCCCCTGCCTGCTGCTGGGCCCCAGGGCTGGACAGGCCTGGAGTGGTAGGCCAGGCCCCCATCACGCAGTCagggaaactaaggcccagagagggtcagAGAGTCACTTAGAGTCTTACAAAGCATCGGGCGAAGCTGAGGCCTGCCTCCCCGACGGATTGAGACACTCTGAGCTGTAGGTGGTGACCTTCTGAGCCCTTCATGGGACAAGCTTcggggagggtgggggcagaCACTGGTGGGAGGGGAGTCCTGGCTGGGAGGGGAGTCCTTCAAGTCCTCAGTCCTTGAAGGCCGAGGAGAAGCTGCGGCCTGAGTGTGCCAAGCTCTGGGCCAGGAACCCACAGAAGCTCTGGAGCAGGGCTGCGGTCAGGCACAGGTGACAGGGGAAGGCCTCACACCGCCTCCAGGAGCTTTGTTCAGACTTCTGGTCCCTGAGCCTGTTTAGTGTTTGGTACAAAGTCACGGGCACTAATTGTCCTGGGCCGCGGCCAGTTTCCTGCTGAGCTGGTTGTATGCAGACAGGCAGTGGGGGAAGCCAGCCTGGGAGCAGAGGTTTATCTGCCTTCTGGGCTGGGCTATACGGCCAGGTGGGCATCCCTGGAACCTGCCCCTCAACCTCTGTGGGTCCTACCCTGGGGCTCCCCAGGCAAGGGGTCTGCGACCCGTCACAGAAGGGACAGACGTGGAGTACCCAGGGCCGAGGGCCGGAGTGGAGACAGCCTCCAGGTCTTTCGTCCAGCCGGACTCAGGCCCCCCTCCTTCAGGCACAGAACCCTGCCCTCCACTGTCAGCCTTTGCGCCCTGTGAATGCATGCATTCTTCCTGGATGAACCCCCCGCCCCTTGTTCCCTACTCTCATTCCTCTGTGGCTCCCTACTGCCCCATAGGGTCTTTCATCAGCATCTGGCTGGCCCCACTCTGTAGGTTCCATAGCCCACCCTTCTCCCCCAAAGTCCTCCTGGTTCTCGGTCAGGCCTTTGTCGTCCTGAGTCTGGGGTGCCGCACCCTCTGCCCACCCTGACCAGCTCTTCCTCATCTGTCACACATCAGCCTGGATGCCAGCCTTCCCGGGAGGCTGCCCACAGCCGGGGTCATTACCTATCTGCTCCCCTCTCTCCAGTGTGGGCTTGTTGTCTCGGTCACCCCTTTGTGGGCTGGGGACCTCAGCAGGGATCAGTGAATGACTTAGTAAGCTGTCACTGGGTGAGGGTGACAGATGGTGTTGCAGAAGGCGTGACAGGCCAGCACCCCCGGTGTGAACAGGGCCCCCCGGGAGGGAGTAAGAACTCTGTCACTGGGGCACACAAAGGATTTCAGGCTCAGAGTCCCTGGGGCTTGTGTTAGAATTGGAGTTCCTGAGCTCAGTCCTCCAGAGTGGGAGCTGGGGTGGTCACGAGCTGGGTGATGCTTGACCCCCCTGAGCCCCTCTGCCTCTTGCCCTGAGGTTTCACGTCAGGGTGCCCTCAGTTATCCTCTCAACCCCCAGGTCTCAGCCaggcctgccctgcccaccctggGGTCCCCCTACCACTGGGCTTTCATGCCTGCCCCTCCCTCCAAACAGGAAGCTCTCCTGATGGGAGGGGAGCCCGTCCCCGGATCCCAGCACATCCACAGACTTACAGAGAGGGAGGGCTCTGACGCCCAGAGAAAGGCAGGAGGAATCTAGCCTTGACAGGGGGCTGGGCTGGACCAGGTCTGCCTCTGACTCCTGGGAGACCCTCTACTCCCTCTGGGTCTTGGCTCCCCTTCCGTGGTCTCTTGGGACCTCTCTGGCCGGCTCCTGAGCTGATTGTGCCAGCCCAGCAAGGGGGGATATGCCCAGGCAGGGGGTTGGCTCTGTGGGAAGAGGGGGAGGTTGCCAGGATCCCTGCCTGCAGGGCTCAGGGAACAGGGACACCGTGGTGACGGGGAgacgggggtggggtgagggggtgggcacGGCGGTCACCCATGCTGGGAAGGCCACAGATCTGCCCGAGTGCAGGACCCAGGTCTCTCAGGGCAACCCCATACCCCACTACACAGCCCCCAGGCATCCGCTGGACCTTCCTGAAACGTGTCCACCTCCCCCTCCTGCTGGAGACCTGCAGTAGCATTCCCCAGGCTGGACCCATCTCCCCTACCCACCTTGGCCAGGACCCGCGCATGCACTACCGCTTTCTCTAGGCCCTTCCTCTGTCTTATCCTTCTTGTCCACGCTCGCCTGGATCCCTCCCCAGGCCCAGGTAGGGTGCTCAGTGCTGGGTTGTGTAATTCCGTCTCCTGTCTCCAACCCAGAATCTCAGGGTGCGGAGCAGCGGAGGAACCGAGTTCTTCACGCGGTCGGCCACCAAGTTCAAGGGTGCCCTGGCCCAGAAGTTCATGTTCGTGGATGGCGACCGGGCCATCTGTGGCTCTTACAGGTGACTCTGGCATTCCGGGGGAtgggggagaggcggctccagtTCCCAGCTGGTTTCTGCCCTTAAGCCTGCCTATGACACCCTGGTTATTCTGGTTCACTGGTCCCCAAACTGCTGAGGTGTGAGTGGCACTGGGCCCGCCCGCACACCACCCGCCCGTCTCAGAAGCAGGCAGAATGACACTTTCCTCTGCCAGACTGTTGTTCCAGCCTCGAGGTGTCAGCAGCCCGGAGGTGGAGTGTGGGCCGGGCTCACAGGGCGGTCACTCTGAGAGCTGCTTAAGGGTGGGGGCAGGATGAGGCTGGCAGGGCCCAGCTCTACTGGGTCCATCAAGCAGGGACAGGGAGCTGGGAGGTGCCCACAGCCACACAGGGTGGGCGAGCAGATACTGATGGTGGCACAAGTCACTGTGCTGGACGACACACCCTGTCCAGGCTGCACCTCCAGGAGGGGCTTGGTGCATGGGGCTGCCTGAGGTCCCACACCAGGCCTGACCCTGGGGCTCCAGCCCCCTCCTCTgcctctgctcccttctcctgaaacccttctgtggctgcagtctgaCGGACACTGGCCTCTGGGTGCACTGGGGCGGGGGAGGACTCCCTCATCCAGGGCCCAGACCCCACACCTGACCAGGTCCCTGTGTTGCAGCTTCACGTGGTCGGCCGCCAGGACGGATCGGAACGTGATCTCCGTGCTGTCGGGCCAGGTGGTAGAGATGTTTGACCGGCAGTTCCAGGAGCTGTACCTCATGTCGCACAGCGTCTGCCTCAAGGAcatccccatggagaaggaacCTGAGCCCGAGCCCATTGTCCTGCCCCCCTCAGTCCCGCTGGTGCCCTCGGGCACTGTGGCCAAGAAGCTCGTCAACCCCAAGTACGCACTGGTCAAGGCCAAGAGCGCCGACGAGATTGCCAAGTCATCGTCTGAGAAGCAGGACACTGCAAAGCCTGCGGGGGTGCGGGGTGCGGTCCTCGCTGAGCGCCCAGGAGACCTCCCCGAGCCTCCCCTGCCCGTGCACCCAGGGCTGCTCAACCTGGAGCGGGCCAACATGTTCGACTACCTGCCCACGTGGGTGGAGCCCGACCCCGAGCCTGGCAGCGACATCCTGGGATACATCAACATCATCGACCCCAACATTTGGAACCCCCAGCCCAGTCAGATGAACCGTATCAAGATCCGAGACACGTCCCAGGCGGGGACTCAGCTGTGGAGGCAGAGCCAGGACCCCGGCCCCGCCCTCCAGTCCAGTGCCCCGCCAGACGGCATCCCTGCCGAGAACAGCCTCCCCCAGGGGGACGCCCAGCCACGGCCGCCTGTGCCCAAGCCCCGGACGGTCCCAGTGGCAGACCTGCTCGCCCAGGAGGGCGGTGGTGCTGGCTGGGCCCTGGAGACTCCAGAGGAGGAATCACCCCACAATGGGATGGACCATGGGCTGTCCAGGACGGTGGGCCCAGGCCACGCCGCGCTTCAGCGGCAACTGCCTGTGACCCCGGATGACCCCGACGGCGAGGGACAGGTGGTCCCCAACGGGCTGgacggggaggaggaggaagacgacGATGACTACGTGACCCTGAGTGACCAGGACAGCCTCTCGGGCAGCTCTGACCATGGCCCTGGCCCCCGGCGGGCCTCACTGGCCTCCTCCTCCGTGTCAGACGAGTATTTTGAGGTGACGGATCGCTCGGCCTGTCTCCGGAGACGCCACTCGGAGCAGGTGGCCAACGGGCCGGCCCAGGCACCCCGCCGACAGCTGAGCGCCCCCCATATGACCCGTGGGACCTGTGGTGGAGCCCTGGGTGACTCCTCATGGGCCCAGGGtcaggagagagaagaggcaggCGCCCAGAGGAGAATGCAGGCCGCACGTCCTGTGGACCAGGAGGCACAGGTGGGTCGGGGTCCTGGGAGCCCCACCCCCAGGACTGGGCACCCACAGGTGCCACCTGCTGGGCATCCGCAGTGCTGATGGCTTTCTTTGTTATGGGGAGATCTTATGGTGGGGGGTGGTAGCAACCAGGCAGGGCTCACATGCGGCAGGTTACTACCCAGCATTCCACAGAGGTAGCCTGAGCCAGGGACCAGGAGCCAGAAGAAGACACATGTAGCATGCCCAGAAGTGACAAGTGTGCAGGGTCACGCGAGTGGTCTGCTCCCGAGTTTGTGATGAGGGGATGGCGGTGCACAGAGGTGTTCCTTCACAccccgaggtcacacagcagtaGGTGGTCTTTGCCTGGACCTCATATCCAGCTACCTCCGTGTGGATCCCTTTGACTGTGGCCCAGGAACCAtgcccctccccgctcccctAGGCCGGGAAACATCTTGCCTGTCCTTGGCCTCTCCTCCTGGCACCCTCGGCATCCTGCAGTCCCGCCCCCGGAGCGTGTCGTACCTGGGAACagcacgcggctgatcatgcccGGCATGACCATCAGGCCCATGGGCAGCATCTTGAGATAGCTGGCCAGGATGGAGCCCCCCTTGGCGTGGTTCAGGTCCCGGGCAGACAGTGACCGCTGCACGATgacctgggggcaggggagagggtgAGTCCCAGCTGCCCCGGATTCCGCCTCCGCGGGGCTCAGGGAGTGCGTGAAGTGGAAGCTGACCTGTCAGCCCTGGATACACCCTCCCTGACCCCTGACAGCACCCCTGCTGGCAGGCTGAGCATCTGGGGCCCAGGTTCTCTCCAGGactcagtcttcccatctgtcGAGCAGAGGAGTGTTGGTCCTGCCCGGCCTGTCACTCCGGCAGGCAGTTGTCAGGGCTGGAGAAGACCATGGAGCGGTGTCAGGGACCACCCCCCACACCCTCCCGCCACCTCCTGCGCTGTCACGAGAGGCCGGCAGGCTCATGCAAGTGTCAGGAGTAGACACTGGTTCCAGCTGTGTTTTGTGTCCCAGGCAGAGGTCTGGAGCTTTAGGACCTGGGTTTGGGGAAGCTTGTGTGTCAGTTGTGGAAGGAGCTAGAAGCTGCAACATGAGGGCAACTTCTCATGCAGCCGCAGGCGACGCCtatctgggcctcaatttccagATCTGCAGAATGGGAG
Coding sequences within it:
- the FAM83G gene encoding protein FAM83G; protein product: MAFSQVQCLDDSHVNWRSSEAKPEFFYSEEQRLALEALAANGRDAFYEVLKRENIRDFLSELELRRILETIEVYDPGSEDPRAGTQPRGPEDGDAASAAEGTPTEAEPLPSLEYWPQKSDRSIPQLDLGWPDTIAYRGVTRASVYMQPPIDGQAHIKEVVRKMISQAQKVIAVVMDMFTDVDIFKDLLDAGFKRKVAVYIIVDESNVKYFLHMCERARMHLGHLKNLRVRSSGGTEFFTRSATKFKGALAQKFMFVDGDRAICGSYSFTWSAARTDRNVISVLSGQVVEMFDRQFQELYLMSHSVCLKDIPMEKEPEPEPIVLPPSVPLVPSGTVAKKLVNPKYALVKAKSADEIAKSSSEKQDTAKPAGVRGAVLAERPGDLPEPPLPVHPGLLNLERANMFDYLPTWVEPDPEPGSDILGYINIIDPNIWNPQPSQMNRIKIRDTSQAGTQLWRQSQDPGPALQSSAPPDGIPAENSLPQGDAQPRPPVPKPRTVPVADLLAQEGGGAGWALETPEEESPHNGMDHGLSRTVGPGHAALQRQLPVTPDDPDGEGQVVPNGLDGEEEEDDDDYVTLSDQDSLSGSSDHGPGPRRASLASSSVSDEYFEVTDRSACLRRRHSEQVANGPAQAPRRQLSAPHMTRGTCGGALGDSSWAQGQEREEAGAQRRMQAARPVDQEAQGQRFHHYGAPASGTREKDGFPRPLRTLGPPQFRPTADSAQSSSRKAGPAMAGPQHWQAKSGPGPRMLPGPGSPRPARNASALANSRATEEHPSPFGIPYSKLSQSKHLKARTGGSQWAPSDSKRRAHAPRDHKDP